One part of the Sesamum indicum cultivar Zhongzhi No. 13 linkage group LG14, S_indicum_v1.0, whole genome shotgun sequence genome encodes these proteins:
- the LOC105176853 gene encoding probable WRKY transcription factor 71 isoform X2 encodes MSDEDKINYSHPYDRDHRNVMGSEGFPFSFPTDLNFDPFTYSHHQLQNPTGLDHHHSQMSFTSFLHGDAEYNTLSAAFDLSCLSSEAVHAVNNSSSNKNLLEAAGTTNSASENPPATPNSSVSFSSSEAVIEEDSSSKNRRDLQRKGCEDGDVMKSTKLKVKKKGEKKQREPRVAFMTKSDVDNLEDGYRWRKYGQKAVKNSPFPRSYYRCTSQKCNVKKRIERSFQDPSTVITTYEGQHNHHSPATLRGSAAMLPPLPFPRLAQNFLFPNTCPQNHPNSSYYSHPNISPEQPQILPDQSSLFPNMVSSFLHKHI; translated from the exons ATGTCTGATGAAGACAAGATCAACTACTCTCACCCTTACGATCGTGATCATCGCAACGTCATGGGATCAGAAGggtttccattttctttcccAACCGATCTCAATTTCGACCCCTTTACATACAGCCATCATCAGCTGCAAAACCCTACTGGACTTGATCATCATCACTCCCAAATGAGCTTCACCAGCTTCTTGCATGGGGATGCGGAGTACAACACTCTGTCAGCTGCTTTCGACCTCTCTTGTTTGTCATCTGAAGCTGTTCATGCTGTGAACAATAGTTCATCGAACAAGAATCTCTTGGAGGCTGCAGGGACTACCAACAGCGCTTCCGAAAACCCACCTGCGACTCCGAATTCGTCGGTCTCGTTTTCGTCATCGGAGGCCGTCATCGAAGAGGATTCCAGTTCCAAGAACAGGAGAGATCTGCAGCGGAAAGGGTGTGAAGATGGAGATGTGATGAAGTCTACGAAACT caaagtgaaaaagaaagggGAGAAAAAGCAACGAGAACCACGCGTTGCCTTCATGACTAAGAGCGATGTAGACAATCTTGAAGATGGATACAGATGGAGAAAGTATGGCCAGAAAGCAGTGAAAAATAGCCCTTTCCCAAG AAGCTACTACAGATGCACAAGCCAGAAATGTAATGTGAAGAAGCGCATCGAGAGATCGTTCCAAGATCCATCGACAGTGATCACCACGTACGAGGGCCAACACAACCACCACAGCCCCGCCACTCTCCGAGGCAGTGCCGCCATGCTGCCACCGCTCCCATTTCCAAGACTAGCTCAAAACTTCCTCTTCCCCAACACTTGCCCCCAAAACCACCCAAATTCCTCCTACTACTCACATCCAAACATCAGTCCTGAGCAGCCTCAAATTCTTCCTGATCAGTCCAGCCTATTCCCAAACATGGTCTCATCTTTTCTccacaaacatatataa
- the LOC105177061 gene encoding probable receptor-like protein kinase At2g42960 isoform X1 (The sequence of the model RefSeq protein was modified relative to this genomic sequence to represent the inferred CDS: added 81 bases not found in genome assembly) gives MVSLRKKLCLIGFDGLVPIENLGTAEFLLTSNLQKMSSGSLNAELSKKYGGIKLWVLIGISVGAFIVLILGILSIWAMFRRKSRRTLDKNSLCRIPNVSKEIRVDRVGDQSTNDHPETLFLNINDKSSDKNSEKIVHLGRSRSSDVDNVSQCSSIYHHERACSSQSGEEGSSGNARKQSSLSYGLVMPSPLIGLPEISHLGWGHWFTLRDLENATNRFSPECVLGEGGYGVVYRGRLVNGSEVAVKKLLNNLGQAEREFRVEVEAIGNVRHKNLVRLLGYCIEGIQRMLVYEYVNNGNLEQWLHGAMRQHGTLTWEARIKVLLGTARALAYLHEAIEPKVVHRDIKSSNILIDNEFNAKVSDFGLAKLLGSGESHITTRVMGTFGYVAPEYANTGLLNEKSDVYSFGVLLLEAVTGRDPVDYSRPANEVNLVEWLKMMVGNRRAEEVVDPNLEVKPTTRALKRVLLVALKCVDPDAEKRPKMSQVVRMLETDEFPYREDRRSRRSRTTSMDVESMKESCGSAETENRVEPSESHTSETNNA, from the exons ATGGTTTCTCTGAGGAAAAAGCTTTGTTTGATTG GATTCGATGGATTAGTTCCTATCGAGAACTTAGGGACAGCAGAATTTCTCCTCACATCCAATTTGCAGAAGATGTCGTCCGGAAGTCTAAACGCTGAGTTATCGAAGAAATATGGGGGTATAAAATTATGGGTTCTGATCGGCATATCTGTTGGTGCATTTATAGTTCTAATTCTGGGGATCCTATCAATATGGGCCATGTTTCGAAGAAAATCTCGGAGAACCTTGGACAAGAACTCTCTTTGCCGAATCCCTAATGTTTCAAAGGAAATCAGAGTTGATAGAGTTGGGGATCAAAGCACAAATGATCATCCAGAAACTTTATTCTTgaatataaatgataaatcaAGTGATAAGAACTCAGAGAAGATAGTTCATTTGGGCAGGAGTAGATCAAGTGATGTTGATAATGTCAGTCAGTGCAGTTCAATATATCATCATGAAAGGGCCTGTAGTTCTCAGTCAGGAGAGGAAGGAAGTTCTGGTAATGCCAGAAAACAATCTTCTTTGTCGTATGGGCTCGTGATGCCATCACCATTAATTGGTTTGCCGGAAATATCTCATCTTGGGTGGGGCCACTGGTTCACACTTAGGGATCTTGAGAATGCAACAAATCGTTTCTCACCAGAGTGTGTTCTCGGGGAAGGTGGCTATGGAGTTGTTTATCGAGGAAGATTGGTCAATGGATCAGAGGTAGCGGTTAAGAAACTTCTTAATAATCT TGGCCAAGCAGAGAGAGAATTTAGAGTTGAAGTGGAGGCCATTGGCAATGTTCGACATAAGAATCTTGTTCGGCTTCTTGGCTATTGCATAGAAGGAATTCAGAG GATGTTGGTTTATGAGTATGTAAACAACGGCAACTTGGAACAGTGGCTCCATGGGGCAATGAGACAACATGGCACCCTAACATGGGAAGCCCGTATTAAGGTTCTGCTTGGCACTGCAAGAGC ACTTGCTTATTTGCATGAAGCTATAGAACCAAAAGTTGTTCATCGGGACATAAAATCTAGCAACATCTTGATTGACAATGAGTTCAATGCAAAAGTTTCTGACTTTGGTTTGGCTAAGCTCTTGGGATCCGGAGAAAGCCATATAACAACAAGAGTGATGGGAACATTTGG TTATGTGGCTCCTGAATATGCAAATACTGGCTTGTTGAACGAAAAGAGTGACGTCTACAGTTTTGGTGTTCTCCTGTTGGAAGCTGTTACTGGAAGAGACCCTGTCGACTACAGTCGTCCTGCCAATGAA GTTAATCTTGTTGAGTGGCTGAAAATGATGGTTGGAAACAGAAGAGCAGAAGAAGTTGTTGACCCTAACCTTGAAGTTAAGCCGACGACTCGTGCCCTGAAACGTGTGCTTCTAGTTGCACTTAAATGTGTCGATCCTGATGCTGAGAAACGCCCAAAAATGAGTCAGGTTGTTCGGATGCTCGAAACCGATGAGTTTCCTTATCGTGAG GATAGAAGGAGTAGGAGAAGCAGAACAACAAGCATGGATGTCGAATCTATG
- the LOC105176853 gene encoding probable WRKY transcription factor 71 isoform X1, producing MSDEDKINYSHPYDRDHRNVMGSEGFPFSFPTDLNFDPFTYSHHQLQNPTGLDHHHSQMSFTSFLHGDAEYNTLSAAFDLSCLSSEAVHAVNNSSSNKNLLEAAGTTNSASENPPATPNSSVSFSSSEAVIEEDSSSKNRRDLQRKGCEDGDVMKSTKLSKVKKKGEKKQREPRVAFMTKSDVDNLEDGYRWRKYGQKAVKNSPFPRSYYRCTSQKCNVKKRIERSFQDPSTVITTYEGQHNHHSPATLRGSAAMLPPLPFPRLAQNFLFPNTCPQNHPNSSYYSHPNISPEQPQILPDQSSLFPNMVSSFLHKHI from the exons ATGTCTGATGAAGACAAGATCAACTACTCTCACCCTTACGATCGTGATCATCGCAACGTCATGGGATCAGAAGggtttccattttctttcccAACCGATCTCAATTTCGACCCCTTTACATACAGCCATCATCAGCTGCAAAACCCTACTGGACTTGATCATCATCACTCCCAAATGAGCTTCACCAGCTTCTTGCATGGGGATGCGGAGTACAACACTCTGTCAGCTGCTTTCGACCTCTCTTGTTTGTCATCTGAAGCTGTTCATGCTGTGAACAATAGTTCATCGAACAAGAATCTCTTGGAGGCTGCAGGGACTACCAACAGCGCTTCCGAAAACCCACCTGCGACTCCGAATTCGTCGGTCTCGTTTTCGTCATCGGAGGCCGTCATCGAAGAGGATTCCAGTTCCAAGAACAGGAGAGATCTGCAGCGGAAAGGGTGTGAAGATGGAGATGTGATGAAGTCTACGAAACT CAgcaaagtgaaaaagaaagggGAGAAAAAGCAACGAGAACCACGCGTTGCCTTCATGACTAAGAGCGATGTAGACAATCTTGAAGATGGATACAGATGGAGAAAGTATGGCCAGAAAGCAGTGAAAAATAGCCCTTTCCCAAG AAGCTACTACAGATGCACAAGCCAGAAATGTAATGTGAAGAAGCGCATCGAGAGATCGTTCCAAGATCCATCGACAGTGATCACCACGTACGAGGGCCAACACAACCACCACAGCCCCGCCACTCTCCGAGGCAGTGCCGCCATGCTGCCACCGCTCCCATTTCCAAGACTAGCTCAAAACTTCCTCTTCCCCAACACTTGCCCCCAAAACCACCCAAATTCCTCCTACTACTCACATCCAAACATCAGTCCTGAGCAGCCTCAAATTCTTCCTGATCAGTCCAGCCTATTCCCAAACATGGTCTCATCTTTTCTccacaaacatatataa
- the LOC105176851 gene encoding uncharacterized protein LOC105176851 (The sequence of the model RefSeq protein was modified relative to this genomic sequence to represent the inferred CDS: added 100 bases not found in genome assembly), producing the protein MTFESKDNPATMSSVTKKQENQKHQFSRDVMLGSELWTNGLICAFEFIRGNRKLLSSGSGLKADKSQKPVLKSQSTNLLTQHLCKYNNSGSSLQTDLEDIHIDTADGQSQCQEHHLGCYHPRERNYWMPIGWERISELILTVQVDADWASQPIEIADEDDITVADVAAPYWERPVGPTWWCHVNASHPFVNSWLSNAQWLHPAISIALRDESKLISERMKHLLYEVPVRVAGGLLFELLGQSVGDPVAEEDDIPVVIRSWQAQNFLLTALHVKGSSSHTNILGVSEVQELLAAGGSNIPRSSHEVIALLACRLARWDDRLFRKYIFGAADEVELKFMNRRTHEDMHMFSIILNQEIRRLSTEVIRVKWSLHAREEIVFELLQHVRGNAARILLEGIKKSTRTMIQEQEAVRGRLFTIQDVMQSTVRAWLQDQSLRVQHNLGVFGGCGLVLSIITGLWGINVDGIPGSDRSPYALCICPILLRSLLVRSCANSNWIDLSWTEKAVD; encoded by the exons ATGACTTTTGAGAGCAAGGATAATCCTGCAACAATGAGCAGTGTTAcgaagaaacaagaaaatcaaaaacatcaattttctagGGATGTCATGTTGGGTAGTGAGTTATGGACAAATGGGCTAATATGTGCTTTTGAGTTCATAAGAGGCAATAGGAAGCTACTTTCTTCAGGTTCTGGCTTAAAAGCTGACAAGTCACAGAAGCCGGTATTAAAATCTCAATCGACTAATCTCTTGACCCAACATTTATGTAAGTACAACAATTCTGGATCATCCCTTCAAACAGATTTAGAAGATATTCACATTGATACTGCAGACGGTCAATCTCAATGTCAAGAGCACCATTTGGGCTGTTATCATCCCCGAGAAAGAAATTATTGGATGCCAATAGGCTGGGAAAGGATTTCTGAACTCATTCTGACGGTGCAAGTTGACGCTGATTGGGCCTCTCAACCCATTGAAATAGCTGATGAAGATGACATAACTGTTGCAGATGTTGCAGCTCCCTACTGGGAACGTCCTGTGGGGCCCACTTGGTGGTGCCATGTAAATGCAAGTCACCCTTTTGTCAATTCATGGTTGAGTAATGCTCAATGGTTACATCCTGCAATCAGCATTGCCTTGCGAGATGAGAGTAAGCTGATAAGTGAACGTATGAAACACCTCCTGTATGAG GTTCCTGTTAGAGTTGCTGGTGGACTACTGTTCGAGCTGTTAGGCCAATCAGTTGGTGATCCTGTTGCGGAAGAAGATGACATCCCAGTCGTTATACGATCTTGGCAAGCACAGAACTTTTTGTTGACTGCGTTGCATGTTAAAGGATCTTCATCACACACTAACATTTTGGGTGTTTCAGAAGTTCAG GAATTGCTTGCGGCTGGAGGTAGTAATATACCACGATCAAGTCATGAGGTGATAGCCCTCCTTGCTTGTCGCCTTGCCCGTTGGGATGATAG ATTATTTCGCAAATACATTTTTGGGGCAGCAGATGAAGTTGAGTTGAAGTTCATGAATAG GAGAACTCATGAGGACATGCATATGTTTAGCATAATTCTGAACCAGGAGATTAGAAGACTTTCAACAGAG GTGATTAGAGTGAAGTGGTCTCTACATGCGAGGGAGGAGATTGTGTTTGAACTCCTCCAACATGTACGGGGGAATGCAGCAAGGATTTTGCTGGAAGGAATAAAAAAGAGCACAAGGACAATGATTCAAGAGCAAGAAGCAGTTCGTGGTCGCTTGTTTACAATACAGGATGTCATGCAGAGTACTGTTCGTGCATGGTTGCAG GATCAAAGCCTGAGAGTTCAACACAACCTGGGAGTATTTGGAGGTTGTGGCCTTGTTCTTTCCATTATCACTGGGCTCTGGGGCATAAATGTGGATGGGATCCCAGGATCTGATAGGTCCCCTTATGC
- the LOC105177061 gene encoding probable receptor-like protein kinase At2g42960 isoform X2 (The sequence of the model RefSeq protein was modified relative to this genomic sequence to represent the inferred CDS: added 81 bases not found in genome assembly), giving the protein MSSGSLNAELSKKYGGIKLWVLIGISVGAFIVLILGILSIWAMFRRKSRRTLDKNSLCRIPNVSKEIRVDRVGDQSTNDHPETLFLNINDKSSDKNSEKIVHLGRSRSSDVDNVSQCSSIYHHERACSSQSGEEGSSGNARKQSSLSYGLVMPSPLIGLPEISHLGWGHWFTLRDLENATNRFSPECVLGEGGYGVVYRGRLVNGSEVAVKKLLNNLGQAEREFRVEVEAIGNVRHKNLVRLLGYCIEGIQRMLVYEYVNNGNLEQWLHGAMRQHGTLTWEARIKVLLGTARALAYLHEAIEPKVVHRDIKSSNILIDNEFNAKVSDFGLAKLLGSGESHITTRVMGTFGYVAPEYANTGLLNEKSDVYSFGVLLLEAVTGRDPVDYSRPANEVNLVEWLKMMVGNRRAEEVVDPNLEVKPTTRALKRVLLVALKCVDPDAEKRPKMSQVVRMLETDEFPYREDRRSRRSRTTSMDVESMKESCGSAETENRVEPSESHTSETNNA; this is encoded by the exons ATGTCGTCCGGAAGTCTAAACGCTGAGTTATCGAAGAAATATGGGGGTATAAAATTATGGGTTCTGATCGGCATATCTGTTGGTGCATTTATAGTTCTAATTCTGGGGATCCTATCAATATGGGCCATGTTTCGAAGAAAATCTCGGAGAACCTTGGACAAGAACTCTCTTTGCCGAATCCCTAATGTTTCAAAGGAAATCAGAGTTGATAGAGTTGGGGATCAAAGCACAAATGATCATCCAGAAACTTTATTCTTgaatataaatgataaatcaAGTGATAAGAACTCAGAGAAGATAGTTCATTTGGGCAGGAGTAGATCAAGTGATGTTGATAATGTCAGTCAGTGCAGTTCAATATATCATCATGAAAGGGCCTGTAGTTCTCAGTCAGGAGAGGAAGGAAGTTCTGGTAATGCCAGAAAACAATCTTCTTTGTCGTATGGGCTCGTGATGCCATCACCATTAATTGGTTTGCCGGAAATATCTCATCTTGGGTGGGGCCACTGGTTCACACTTAGGGATCTTGAGAATGCAACAAATCGTTTCTCACCAGAGTGTGTTCTCGGGGAAGGTGGCTATGGAGTTGTTTATCGAGGAAGATTGGTCAATGGATCAGAGGTAGCGGTTAAGAAACTTCTTAATAATCT TGGCCAAGCAGAGAGAGAATTTAGAGTTGAAGTGGAGGCCATTGGCAATGTTCGACATAAGAATCTTGTTCGGCTTCTTGGCTATTGCATAGAAGGAATTCAGAG GATGTTGGTTTATGAGTATGTAAACAACGGCAACTTGGAACAGTGGCTCCATGGGGCAATGAGACAACATGGCACCCTAACATGGGAAGCCCGTATTAAGGTTCTGCTTGGCACTGCAAGAGC ACTTGCTTATTTGCATGAAGCTATAGAACCAAAAGTTGTTCATCGGGACATAAAATCTAGCAACATCTTGATTGACAATGAGTTCAATGCAAAAGTTTCTGACTTTGGTTTGGCTAAGCTCTTGGGATCCGGAGAAAGCCATATAACAACAAGAGTGATGGGAACATTTGG TTATGTGGCTCCTGAATATGCAAATACTGGCTTGTTGAACGAAAAGAGTGACGTCTACAGTTTTGGTGTTCTCCTGTTGGAAGCTGTTACTGGAAGAGACCCTGTCGACTACAGTCGTCCTGCCAATGAA GTTAATCTTGTTGAGTGGCTGAAAATGATGGTTGGAAACAGAAGAGCAGAAGAAGTTGTTGACCCTAACCTTGAAGTTAAGCCGACGACTCGTGCCCTGAAACGTGTGCTTCTAGTTGCACTTAAATGTGTCGATCCTGATGCTGAGAAACGCCCAAAAATGAGTCAGGTTGTTCGGATGCTCGAAACCGATGAGTTTCCTTATCGTGAG GATAGAAGGAGTAGGAGAAGCAGAACAACAAGCATGGATGTCGAATCTATG
- the LOC105176852 gene encoding non-specific lipid-transfer protein 1-like: MVKRSIIFIVLLVSAGVFLLESPAEALTCLDIMPTVMQCASFALGMVSRPSSQCCNELSRLHGMARTTDDRRQACNCLKQIAPQYPGAMDANLLALPQLCRVALSFPIRRDTDCSKIT, translated from the exons ATGGTGAAACGTTCAATCATTTTCATCGTTCTACTAGTGAGCGCCGGTGTTTTTCTGCTTGAATCGCCAGCAGAGGCGCTCACCTGCTTGGATATAATGCCAACCGTGATGCAGTGTGCATCTTTCGCCTTAGGCATGGTGTCTCGGCCATCCAGCCAATGCTGCAACGAGCTGAGCCGCCTTCATGGGATGGCTAGGACAACAGACGACAGGCGACAAGCGTGCAATTGCTTGAAGCAAATTGCTCCTCAGTATCCAGGTGCCATGGATGCTAATCTTCTAGCACTCCCACAATTGTGTCGTGTGGCTCTCTCCTTCCCGATCAGAAGGGACACTGATTGCAGCAA GATCACTTAG